From Phycisphaerae bacterium, the proteins below share one genomic window:
- a CDS encoding glycosyltransferase family 2 protein — MPNLQKMLLRSPTLKDLPSAPAGKIGWPWTEQSKILLDTAPDGQPWPKISIVTPSYNQGKFIEECIRSVLLQGYPNLEYIIIDGGSTDETVEIIKKYEPWLAHWESEPDRGQSHAINKGLLKSTGRFFNWHNSDDILTPNSLATMASTIIKYPQAGYIHGYRILVDYKSVIQHGNEPIESDKVSFLPELTTAISMLKSGYQPGCLMDRQLAVEVGMVDESLHYIMDIDILLRIALVRRPVYIPFPAVYLRIHPEAKSTKWNSQRAKERIYLAGKIFSRSDLPDSIKKLKGQGLAAAHQFAWRCYGEARMYPVALWHLLLDIFYSPYNGWRRRFANYKLLRFGNRTRSFLEKTTSD, encoded by the coding sequence ATGCCTAATTTGCAAAAAATGCTATTACGAAGTCCGACTCTGAAAGATTTGCCGTCTGCTCCTGCGGGTAAAATCGGCTGGCCATGGACCGAGCAGAGCAAAATTCTGCTGGACACGGCTCCGGATGGTCAGCCTTGGCCTAAAATAAGCATTGTTACACCCAGCTATAACCAGGGAAAGTTTATTGAAGAATGCATCCGTTCAGTATTGCTGCAGGGTTATCCGAACCTTGAATACATCATCATAGACGGCGGAAGCACGGATGAAACCGTTGAGATTATAAAAAAATATGAGCCGTGGCTGGCCCACTGGGAAAGTGAGCCGGACAGAGGACAAAGCCACGCAATCAATAAAGGGTTGCTGAAAAGCACGGGAAGGTTTTTCAACTGGCATAATTCTGATGATATCCTTACGCCCAATAGTCTGGCGACTATGGCCTCAACAATAATCAAATACCCGCAGGCTGGCTACATTCATGGATATCGTATTCTTGTTGATTATAAAAGCGTTATCCAGCACGGCAACGAACCTATCGAAAGCGACAAGGTTAGTTTCTTACCTGAACTGACGACTGCGATTTCTATGTTGAAGTCGGGTTATCAGCCGGGCTGTCTGATGGATAGACAGCTTGCGGTTGAGGTCGGTATGGTAGATGAGAGTCTTCATTATATTATGGATATTGATATCTTATTAAGAATCGCTTTGGTAAGGCGCCCTGTATATATACCATTTCCCGCTGTCTATTTAAGGATTCATCCCGAAGCGAAGAGTACTAAGTGGAATTCCCAGCGGGCCAAAGAAAGGATTTACCTTGCCGGTAAAATATTCAGCCGCTCTGATTTACCGGATTCCATAAAAAAGTTAAAAGGGCAGGGGCTTGCAGCCGCCCATCAATTCGCCTGGCGTTGTTATGGCGAAGCGAGAATGTACCCGGTTGCTTTATGGCATTTATTATTGGATATTTTTTACTCACCTTATAATGGCTGGAGAAGACGGTTTGCAAATTACAAATTGCTCAGATTTGGCAACCGAACACGAAGTTTTCTCGAAAAAACTACCTCTGATTAG
- a CDS encoding methyltransferase domain-containing protein, which produces MHLKFWFKTVLYLYTPGGYGYVRHLRKFRDTSYVYSRDKHSVRNKHHAQSGWKEQSQGDFHYRDYKDYQEYVNHQGQKFNEILKMRGGFINEAIVAYRHRFYSRFRHLSALLPKSAHILCVGARQGTEVEVLRDIGFKNAYGIDLNPGPDNKFVRIGDFMRLENADSSLDMIYSNALDHAFNLESFFREHARVIKPDGYILYDVAGQNKEHGAFEAAGWKSQEVLFLLMLKYFKSVVKVETEPGWMWILLQGKTGM; this is translated from the coding sequence ATGCATCTAAAATTCTGGTTTAAAACTGTTCTTTACCTTTATACTCCCGGTGGTTATGGATATGTGCGTCATCTTCGCAAATTCCGTGATACCAGTTATGTCTACAGCCGCGATAAACATAGCGTTCGCAATAAACATCACGCCCAAAGCGGCTGGAAAGAGCAAAGCCAAGGTGATTTCCATTATCGAGATTATAAGGATTACCAGGAGTACGTAAATCATCAGGGTCAAAAGTTTAACGAGATACTGAAGATGCGTGGCGGTTTTATAAATGAGGCAATAGTGGCTTATCGCCACAGGTTCTATAGTCGGTTCCGTCATTTATCAGCTCTTTTGCCGAAATCGGCACACATCCTTTGTGTCGGTGCACGACAGGGAACGGAGGTCGAAGTTTTGAGGGATATTGGTTTCAAAAATGCTTATGGCATCGATTTGAATCCAGGACCTGATAATAAGTTTGTTCGCATCGGTGATTTTATGCGTCTGGAGAACGCTGACTCCTCTCTGGATATGATTTATAGTAATGCGTTGGACCATGCTTTTAATCTCGAATCTTTTTTCCGTGAGCACGCTCGTGTGATAAAACCGGATGGGTATATATTATATGATGTCGCCGGACAAAATAAGGAGCATGGAGCGTTTGAAGCTGCTGGCTGGAAATCACAGGAGGTGCTGTTTCTTTTGATGCTTAAATATTTCAAAAGTGTGGTAAAAGTAGAAACGGAGCCCGGCTGGATGTGGATATTGTTACAGGGCAAAACAGGTATGTAA
- a CDS encoding FkbM family methyltransferase — MNIENIKTLLPFIKKRQFGKAFSLAFNQIDHHINIKVLKKREVVRKVNNYPMILNFEEKGLSRDLIIHREREIAETETIKKIVKPGMCILEIGANVGYYTILMGKLAGKTGKIYSYEPYPHSVDILTRNVKLNNLTDIVEIHNMAISCDNTVKRLFLGNATNVHSLINYKTGDNNPDYVEVKTKDIREILVSADRKIDLLRMDIEGHEREIFNRLSSDIKAFLPAQIFFEVHPLGNIDPDPTFTKPLTNMLDLGYCPDLVISSSHVDAKKRFDELNYQPFKSTGVNASMHYLYNNIKASDLLKVAARRPKITRAILLKRAE; from the coding sequence ATGAACATTGAAAATATTAAAACTTTGCTTCCCTTTATAAAAAAAAGGCAATTTGGGAAAGCGTTCTCGCTGGCTTTTAATCAGATAGACCATCATATCAATATAAAAGTTCTTAAAAAAAGGGAGGTTGTCAGAAAAGTAAACAATTACCCGATGATTCTGAACTTCGAGGAAAAAGGATTGTCGAGAGATCTGATAATTCACAGAGAAAGAGAAATTGCCGAAACTGAAACAATCAAAAAAATCGTAAAACCGGGGATGTGTATCCTGGAAATAGGGGCAAACGTCGGCTACTACACTATTCTTATGGGAAAATTAGCAGGTAAAACCGGCAAAATATATTCTTATGAACCATATCCTCACAGTGTTGACATTCTCACCCGTAATGTCAAGCTGAACAATCTTACTGATATTGTTGAAATTCACAATATGGCGATTTCCTGCGATAATACCGTCAAAAGGTTATTTCTCGGCAACGCAACGAATGTCCACAGCTTAATAAACTACAAAACCGGCGATAACAATCCGGACTATGTTGAGGTTAAAACTAAGGATATTAGAGAAATCTTGGTAAGTGCCGATAGAAAAATTGACCTGTTAAGAATGGATATCGAAGGTCATGAACGTGAGATTTTTAACAGGTTAAGCAGTGATATTAAGGCGTTTTTACCTGCTCAAATATTTTTTGAGGTTCACCCACTGGGCAACATTGACCCGGACCCGACGTTTACAAAACCATTGACGAATATGCTGGACCTGGGGTACTGCCCCGACTTGGTTATTTCGTCTTCTCACGTTGACGCCAAAAAAAGATTTGATGAGCTGAACTATCAGCCGTTTAAGAGTACGGGTGTTAATGCGAGCATGCATTATTTGTATAATAACATAAAAGCTTCGGATTTATTAAAGGTCGCAGCAAGACGCCCGAAAATAACAAGGGCTATCTTGTTAAAACGTGCGGAATAG
- a CDS encoding class I SAM-dependent methyltransferase, with translation MATGRKIETRGHIVGFREEIDNASHGGKDAFFTWFDSAENADTAFLRGQWDFMVHIGLPLAGYISNPEGKIALEIGHGGGRILLAACRSFKKVIGVDVHNNNRLVEAELRNRGASNFELFKTDGSTIPVEDSSVDIVYSFIVLQHVEKIDVFKRYLAETQRVLKPGGIAILYFGRKCVCSLNSSSRINYLIDCILERFLLIRGFEELPAKVNCKNLIVSLRYAEKLADGCGFLTLKKCVSHKKVPDGFSLYGGQHGLILKKP, from the coding sequence ATGGCAACAGGGCGAAAAATTGAAACACGCGGTCATATTGTAGGTTTTAGGGAGGAGATTGATAATGCTTCCCATGGGGGCAAGGACGCATTTTTCACCTGGTTTGATAGTGCCGAGAACGCCGACACTGCGTTTTTAAGAGGACAATGGGATTTTATGGTTCATATTGGCCTGCCGTTAGCTGGATATATTAGTAATCCTGAAGGTAAAATTGCTCTGGAGATAGGACACGGCGGGGGAAGAATCCTGTTGGCTGCTTGTAGAAGTTTCAAAAAAGTAATAGGTGTTGATGTTCATAATAACAATAGATTAGTCGAAGCAGAGCTTAGAAATCGAGGCGCGTCTAACTTTGAACTGTTCAAAACTGACGGCAGCACAATACCCGTTGAAGACTCTTCCGTAGATATCGTTTATTCTTTTATTGTTTTACAGCACGTAGAAAAAATTGATGTTTTTAAACGCTATTTGGCGGAAACCCAGCGCGTATTAAAACCGGGAGGAATTGCCATCTTGTATTTCGGCCGAAAGTGCGTTTGTTCCTTAAATAGCAGCTCCCGTATTAATTATTTGATTGATTGTATTCTTGAGAGATTCTTGCTAATAAGGGGCTTTGAAGAACTTCCGGCTAAAGTAAATTGTAAAAACCTGATAGTCTCTTTGAGATATGCCGAAAAACTCGCCGATGGATGCGGGTTTCTTACGCTGAAAAAATGCGTTTCACATAAAAAAGTCCCTGATGGGTTCTCCTTGTATGGAGGCCAGCATGGTCTAATTTTGAAAAAGCCGTAA
- a CDS encoding glycosyltransferase family 4 protein, with the protein MLLNKRYIRTVEDSIRNKINRKDIYYIIEGAKWSIDHDGRSITANLPGLSSAVVTTCRGIRNSIVHFGSVNTFLNNDGPKFPHKSNKLIVTWFHVSPADKRVEFISQTVKHVGLWHTSCNLTRNKLIELGIPEEKITVIPLGVNLSAFGVPTPQQKEDIRAELGIPKGKIAVGSFQKDGIGWGEGLEPKLIKGPDIFCDVVEKLRQRYDLFVVLTGPARGYVKQRLEKSGIPYLHHFLNDPDDVAMYYKTLDIYIATGRCEGGPKSLLESLAGGVPFVSTKVGMAPDIINDGENGFLCDVDHVDEIVRKSSVVLENRGKTQKIVEKGLATVRRYDWTCIARQYERFLYKRVLGIV; encoded by the coding sequence ATGCTTTTGAATAAACGATACATAAGAACAGTTGAAGACTCTATAAGAAATAAAATAAACCGTAAGGATATCTACTATATAATAGAAGGTGCAAAGTGGTCCATAGATCACGATGGCCGTTCCATAACGGCGAATTTGCCCGGCCTTAGTTCAGCTGTTGTTACGACCTGTCGTGGTATAAGAAACAGCATAGTACATTTTGGTTCAGTTAACACATTCCTAAATAATGATGGGCCAAAGTTTCCCCACAAAAGCAACAAATTAATAGTGACCTGGTTTCATGTCTCACCGGCCGACAAACGTGTCGAATTTATCTCACAGACAGTAAAACACGTGGGTTTATGGCATACTTCTTGTAACCTTACCCGAAATAAGTTGATAGAGTTGGGGATACCGGAAGAAAAAATAACGGTAATTCCTCTCGGTGTTAATCTGAGCGCCTTCGGCGTGCCGACGCCGCAGCAAAAAGAAGATATACGTGCCGAATTGGGTATCCCGAAGGGGAAAATTGCAGTCGGCTCTTTTCAAAAGGATGGCATCGGATGGGGTGAAGGGCTGGAACCTAAATTGATAAAGGGACCGGATATTTTTTGCGATGTGGTCGAGAAATTACGCCAGCGATATGATTTGTTTGTAGTGCTTACAGGCCCGGCTCGCGGGTACGTCAAACAACGGCTTGAAAAGTCGGGTATTCCTTATTTGCATCATTTCCTTAACGACCCTGATGACGTCGCCATGTATTATAAAACGCTGGACATTTATATTGCGACAGGCCGATGTGAAGGCGGACCAAAATCTCTGCTCGAATCATTGGCCGGCGGTGTTCCCTTCGTCTCTACAAAAGTCGGTATGGCCCCGGATATAATAAATGACGGTGAGAATGGATTTCTTTGTGATGTTGACCATGTTGATGAAATTGTGAGAAAAAGCTCCGTGGTTCTGGAAAATAGGGGAAAAACGCAAAAAATTGTTGAAAAAGGGCTGGCAACAGTGCGCCGCTACGATTGGACCTGCATAGCCCGGCAATATGAACGTTTTTTATACAAGCGTGTTTTAGGAATAGTATGA
- a CDS encoding polysaccharide deacetylase family protein, with the protein MNIIITSRNGFRHQIFLSKAVEYFGSHISRIYIQDIERKEDSCSCYGKIRNKLSAVKHKILSRGRKNLDDYLRDLYDNIDSGLWKKSNAVKKYVIDINRPDVQKEIYDLKPDLILIFGGKILKDAWVDGARYGSINLHYGILPYYRSSHSTQFALYHEAYEKLGATIHYIDKGVDTGPIISKFYVQPNVNDLQELMANIFKGGIDALIRTALKIINGEKVTGNSERSEDSYFPGKAFNDRVKQTANLRLKVLNKYRFPCVSRALRNIQNKSSYSLVNLKKRNRLENGVYIFLYHSLVDSNNCKEWERCCTKVLTYKKDFCDHINYLSENANCVKLSEVPKILYKGSFEEPYYAVTFDDGYSNILDNAFEICKKKGVYPAVFVNSNFASQRQIYYRVLLGLLLSRGCHNDVRAEITKIFNINDEISLFDFCKKYYRYGETERIISSIWNKCFADEKIRCHLDWNQLRFLQENGWEIGNHTMSHPVLSKLSYEQQKIEIEKNYQEIQQNGLNCIKWLSFPNGKPWDINEDTRTWMGNNPDWYGIVVANGYNHFYSQNEYLRIGIVNDNIRQFKNKIACSNYNIKSLLKGC; encoded by the coding sequence ATGAATATAATTATTACAAGTAGAAATGGATTCAGACACCAGATATTTTTATCTAAGGCTGTAGAATACTTTGGTTCGCATATTTCAAGGATATATATACAGGATATCGAAAGAAAAGAGGATAGTTGTTCCTGCTATGGTAAAATACGAAATAAATTATCTGCAGTTAAGCACAAAATTCTAAGCAGGGGAAGAAAGAACCTTGATGATTACTTGCGAGATTTGTATGACAATATTGATTCCGGTTTATGGAAAAAATCTAATGCTGTAAAAAAATATGTAATAGATATTAACCGTCCTGATGTTCAAAAAGAAATATACGATTTGAAACCGGATTTAATTTTAATTTTTGGGGGAAAAATCCTAAAAGATGCATGGGTTGATGGTGCCAGGTATGGCTCAATCAATTTGCACTACGGTATCCTGCCTTATTATAGAAGCAGTCATTCGACTCAGTTTGCTTTATACCATGAAGCCTACGAAAAGCTTGGGGCGACTATCCATTATATTGACAAAGGCGTGGATACCGGTCCTATAATATCGAAATTTTATGTACAGCCGAACGTAAATGACCTTCAGGAGTTAATGGCCAATATCTTTAAGGGTGGAATTGATGCTTTGATTAGGACCGCCTTAAAAATAATTAATGGAGAAAAAGTTACAGGAAATAGTGAGCGCTCAGAAGACAGCTATTTTCCGGGAAAGGCTTTTAATGATCGCGTAAAGCAAACTGCAAATTTAAGATTAAAAGTACTTAATAAATACAGATTTCCATGTGTTTCAAGGGCCTTGAGGAACATACAAAATAAATCGTCTTATTCTTTAGTAAACCTCAAAAAACGCAACCGCCTGGAAAATGGCGTATATATTTTCTTGTATCACTCTTTGGTAGATAGTAATAATTGTAAGGAATGGGAAAGATGTTGTACCAAAGTATTGACATACAAGAAAGATTTTTGTGACCATATCAATTATCTGTCGGAAAATGCAAATTGCGTCAAGCTCAGCGAAGTCCCCAAAATCCTTTACAAAGGCAGTTTCGAAGAACCTTATTACGCCGTAACGTTTGATGACGGATATTCAAATATATTGGATAATGCTTTTGAAATATGCAAAAAAAAAGGCGTATATCCAGCTGTTTTTGTGAACAGTAATTTTGCAAGTCAAAGACAAATATATTATCGAGTTTTACTGGGGCTTTTGCTCAGCAGGGGGTGCCATAACGATGTTAGGGCGGAAATCACAAAAATCTTTAATATTAATGATGAAATATCATTATTCGACTTTTGCAAAAAATATTATCGTTACGGGGAAACGGAACGTATCATCAGCAGCATTTGGAATAAGTGCTTCGCAGATGAAAAAATTAGATGTCATTTGGACTGGAATCAATTGAGGTTTTTGCAGGAAAATGGTTGGGAAATTGGTAACCATACAATGTCGCATCCTGTGCTGTCGAAGTTATCGTATGAACAACAAAAAATCGAGATAGAAAAGAATTATCAGGAAATACAGCAGAACGGCCTAAATTGTATTAAATGGTTAAGTTTCCCCAATGGAAAGCCTTGGGATATAAATGAAGACACACGCACCTGGATGGGAAATAACCCTGATTGGTATGGCATTGTTGTTGCTAATGGATATAATCACTTCTACTCCCAAAATGAATATTTAAGAATCGGAATAGTTAATGATAATATCCGGCAATTTAAAAACAAAATTGCATGTTCAAATTATAATATAAAATCATTGCTGAAAGGTTGTTGA
- a CDS encoding class I SAM-dependent methyltransferase: protein MFKKFCSFFGNKRKWYEDLCEYYCVTPQQAKKLGPRSDTRRPCLPNSSTTNPVAGKTMDEIWEGRPRNTAEEIYRWQKDMGSWISFRQCYYHRNDRFDWLVKTLSSESKYCEYACGTSPICNWIVENVKDMVFNFTTVDVDCEHRTFGEWRLRKRIERSGRPFTLQALIVRPDAPLPLKDQYDVVSIIEALVLIHNPLEVVRHVTEHLRKGGKLWETYTVMDDPRTKSWISFRQAQEQRPAVFDYIRANYKLLEGPDPDTPKDAGRRCWEKV, encoded by the coding sequence GTGTTTAAAAAGTTTTGTAGCTTCTTTGGTAATAAGCGAAAGTGGTATGAAGATTTGTGCGAGTACTATTGTGTAACACCGCAGCAGGCGAAGAAATTGGGGCCGCGTTCCGACACACGCAGACCTTGCCTGCCTAACTCATCCACGACAAATCCGGTCGCCGGAAAGACAATGGACGAAATTTGGGAAGGCAGACCCCGCAATACCGCTGAAGAAATTTACCGGTGGCAGAAGGATATGGGGTCTTGGATTTCTTTTCGCCAGTGTTATTATCATCGCAACGACCGTTTTGATTGGCTTGTCAAAACTCTGTCGTCCGAAAGCAAATACTGCGAGTATGCCTGTGGAACTTCACCGATATGCAACTGGATTGTGGAAAACGTGAAAGACATGGTGTTTAACTTTACGACGGTTGACGTTGACTGTGAGCATCGAACGTTTGGCGAATGGCGTCTTAGAAAAAGGATTGAACGCAGTGGCCGGCCGTTCACGTTGCAGGCCTTGATTGTTAGACCTGATGCTCCGTTACCGTTGAAGGACCAATACGACGTCGTAAGCATTATTGAGGCCCTTGTTCTTATTCATAACCCGCTTGAGGTGGTTCGGCACGTAACGGAGCACCTCCGAAAAGGCGGCAAGTTATGGGAAACATACACAGTTATGGACGATCCCCGCACCAAAAGTTGGATATCTTTTCGGCAGGCTCAGGAGCAAAGGCCCGCCGTCTTTGATTATATTCGTGCAAATTACAAGCTTCTCGAGGGACCAGACCCGGACACCCCGAAAGATGCTGGAAGGCGATGCTGGGAAAAGGTATAA
- a CDS encoding glycosyltransferase, whose amino-acid sequence MSFANFLKAFLENKGVTVINHLDDDDIDIILHVNITFTSAYSFYAAYLYKLDHPDTIIVHRMNDSGMHRSNALMSRSMITCCGYSDYLVYISEWLQNLMQPKSSAAKPSIVIYNGADAAIFNQSHHKEWDKKSKLKIVTHHWSSNYLKGHEIYKHLDELLDEKPFQEKYEFTYIGNYPKGLQYKNTQLIPPLNKLELAAALKKHDVYLTGARDEAAGMHHIEAALCGLPILYVNSGGIPEYCREYGIEVSKENLRQALLQIYRDYDRYYNKMKSYANTASAMSENYLKLFEELIPRRKEFSEHAVTLKHTPFYNLYRGCLRLKDKLYSLCLRRGSLISRILMFSLR is encoded by the coding sequence ATGAGTTTTGCAAATTTTTTGAAGGCGTTTCTTGAGAACAAAGGGGTAACTGTCATCAATCATTTAGACGACGATGACATCGATATCATTCTTCATGTCAACATTACTTTTACATCCGCCTATTCTTTCTATGCGGCTTATCTTTACAAACTTGATCATCCCGACACAATTATCGTTCATCGTATGAATGATTCCGGCATGCATCGCTCAAATGCCTTAATGAGCCGTTCGATGATTACCTGCTGTGGTTATTCGGATTACTTGGTTTACATTTCAGAGTGGCTCCAGAATCTGATGCAGCCGAAGTCGTCTGCAGCAAAACCCTCTATTGTAATTTATAATGGAGCTGATGCGGCGATATTTAATCAATCCCATCATAAAGAATGGGACAAAAAGTCTAAATTGAAGATTGTTACTCATCATTGGAGCAGCAATTACCTGAAAGGGCACGAAATATATAAACATCTGGATGAGTTATTAGATGAAAAACCGTTCCAGGAGAAATATGAATTCACCTATATCGGCAATTATCCTAAAGGTTTGCAATACAAAAACACGCAACTTATACCGCCCTTAAATAAGTTGGAGCTTGCTGCTGCATTAAAGAAGCACGATGTTTATTTGACCGGCGCCAGAGATGAGGCCGCGGGTATGCATCATATCGAGGCTGCCCTTTGCGGACTGCCGATATTATATGTTAATTCAGGAGGAATACCGGAATACTGCAGAGAATATGGCATTGAGGTCAGTAAAGAAAATCTCCGGCAAGCCCTGTTGCAAATATATAGGGATTACGACAGGTATTATAATAAAATGAAAAGTTATGCGAACACCGCTTCTGCTATGAGTGAAAATTATCTGAAACTTTTTGAGGAGTTGATTCCCAGAAGAAAAGAATTTTCAGAGCATGCTGTAACATTGAAACATACGCCATTTTACAATCTTTACAGGGGCTGTCTTCGCCTCAAAGACAAATTGTATTCTCTTTGCTTAAGAAGAGGCAGCTTAATTTCCCGGATTCTAATGTTTTCTCTCCGTTAA
- a CDS encoding glycosyltransferase family 4 protein — MLKKRQLNFPDSNVFSPLISLFLSITMQLALFFTHGISLRIWLDTGLFDREKQLYEEHLRRGHLEKVYWLTYGKKDAELAEQLKLSSRLDSRIEILQMPHLFCSRWGCLIYSFLMPLIHFAVLRPCDILKTNQMDGSWAAVIAKWLYRKPLIVRTGFTWSLLRKTQNAPKHRQILIRIAERLAYKNASVTTVTTQSQAGYIIESYRLSEKNIQVIPNYINTQLFTPGEPVEKYPDRLVFVGRLNEEKNLFNLIEAVAQTSLTLDIYGQGDIRDKLETLAKKLNANVNFMGVVPNNELPAVLNRYRYYILPSLHEGMPKTLLEAMACGLVCIGTDVNGINQIIEDGVSGYLARGTQADAIVEVIKRAARLPNDSLTAEGLQLVRNNFSLETVVEREKEIIANLKI, encoded by the coding sequence TTGCTTAAGAAGAGGCAGCTTAATTTCCCGGATTCTAATGTTTTCTCTCCGTTAATTTCGTTATTTCTGTCTATTACTATGCAGCTTGCCTTGTTTTTCACACATGGTATTTCCCTCCGGATTTGGCTCGACACCGGCTTGTTCGACCGTGAAAAGCAACTGTATGAGGAGCATCTTCGCAGGGGGCATCTTGAAAAAGTATATTGGCTGACTTACGGTAAAAAGGATGCCGAATTAGCGGAGCAATTAAAGTTATCCAGCCGACTTGATAGCCGTATCGAAATCCTTCAGATGCCGCATCTTTTTTGTAGTCGCTGGGGCTGTTTGATTTATTCATTTCTTATGCCGTTGATTCACTTTGCCGTCCTTCGTCCTTGCGATATTCTTAAAACCAATCAAATGGACGGAAGCTGGGCCGCCGTCATCGCAAAATGGCTGTATCGCAAGCCTTTGATTGTCAGGACTGGTTTCACCTGGTCGCTTTTGAGAAAAACGCAAAATGCGCCAAAACACCGGCAAATACTGATTAGAATAGCTGAACGGCTCGCATATAAAAATGCCTCGGTGACTACAGTTACTACTCAATCTCAGGCCGGTTATATTATTGAGAGCTACCGCCTCTCTGAAAAGAATATTCAGGTAATACCCAATTATATTAACACGCAGCTTTTTACGCCCGGAGAACCGGTTGAGAAATATCCTGACCGGCTTGTGTTTGTCGGTCGGCTCAACGAGGAGAAGAACCTTTTCAACCTCATCGAGGCGGTCGCCCAAACCAGTCTGACCCTTGACATTTACGGCCAAGGCGACATTCGCGACAAGCTGGAAACCCTCGCAAAAAAGCTCAATGCGAATGTTAATTTTATGGGCGTCGTTCCCAATAATGAGTTGCCGGCGGTTCTTAATCGTTACCGCTATTACATATTACCCTCACTGCACGAAGGAATGCCTAAAACATTGCTGGAGGCAATGGCCTGCGGACTGGTATGTATCGGAACGGATGTGAATGGGATAAATCAGATTATAGAGGACGGCGTCAGCGGTTATCTGGCAAGAGGAACACAGGCCGATGCGATTGTTGAGGTAATAAAAAGAGCTGCTCGGTTGCCGAATGATTCCCTTACCGCAGAGGGATTGCAACTGGTTCGAAACAACTTCTCACTCGAAACTGTAGTAGAACGGGAGAAAGAAATAATCGCAAACTTGAAAATATGA
- a CDS encoding class I SAM-dependent methyltransferase has translation MIRYFDKSNNRLVYVGKAADDAYWDQHWKVESSKLKEQIKVKGDRFIIGYTQKYLPLGTKIFEGGCGLGGKVCALHYNGYDAYGVDYAKETIEKVNQYAPELKIKTGDVRDLQFPDNFFDGYWSLGVIEHFYDGYEKIVSEMFRVLKLGGYLFLTVPVISPLRRAKVRLKKYPEYKESEEMRENFYQFAFEPEDIINDLKSKGFSLVDVKPCDGIKGLKDEVLILKPFLQYLYDKRGRASSLMKKILDVAFRRFANHVCLFVMRKVETNWS, from the coding sequence ATGATACGCTATTTTGATAAAAGTAATAACCGGCTTGTTTATGTAGGCAAAGCGGCCGATGACGCCTATTGGGACCAGCACTGGAAGGTTGAAAGTTCAAAACTTAAAGAACAAATTAAGGTTAAGGGCGATAGGTTTATAATCGGTTATACCCAAAAGTACCTTCCGCTGGGGACTAAAATATTTGAAGGCGGATGCGGACTGGGAGGTAAGGTTTGCGCCCTTCATTATAATGGGTATGATGCCTACGGGGTTGATTATGCGAAGGAGACTATCGAAAAAGTTAATCAGTATGCGCCTGAATTAAAAATTAAGACCGGCGACGTCAGAGATTTGCAGTTTCCGGACAATTTTTTTGACGGCTATTGGTCGTTGGGAGTCATAGAACATTTCTACGATGGTTACGAAAAAATTGTAAGTGAAATGTTTCGAGTGCTTAAGCTGGGAGGCTATCTTTTCCTGACAGTACCTGTAATATCTCCTCTGAGAAGAGCTAAAGTGAGGCTAAAAAAATACCCTGAATATAAGGAATCTGAAGAAATGAGGGAGAATTTTTATCAGTTCGCGTTTGAACCGGAGGATATTATCAATGATTTGAAAAGTAAAGGATTCAGCTTGGTCGATGTGAAACCTTGCGATGGGATTAAAGGCTTGAAAGATGAGGTCTTGATATTAAAACCTTTTCTGCAGTATCTGTATGATAAAAGAGGTCGTGCTTCAAGTCTGATGAAGAAAATATTGGATGTGGCATTTAGACGTTTTGCAAACCATGTATGCCTGTTTGTTATGCGGAAGGTTGAAACAAATTGGAGCTGA